The genomic DNA CCCTCGCCGCAGGTCCCGGGCACCCAGGTAGACGGTGTGACCGGCTCCCACGAGGCGGCGGGTGACCTCGAAGCCGAGTCCGCGGGTAGCACCGGTGACGAGCGTGGTGGTCACGCGCCGCGGCTCTCGACCTCGACCTGAGCTGACGCCGGCGCGACAGGGGAGAGCGCCCGCTGCTGATCCTCGGGGATCCTGTCCTGCTCGCAAGCCTCGGGCACGGCGCAGACGTCGCCCTCGCACGCGGTGGCCATCGGGTCGCCTACGAGCACGAAGGGGCTCACCGCAGGGGTGCTCACCGTGCCACGCCCTCGGCGGACACCTGGTCGCGCTCGGCCCGGACCTGCCGCAGCACGTCGGTGAAGGTCTGGGGGTCCTGCGCCCCGGAGACGCCGTACTTGCCGTCGATCACGAAGAACGGGACACCCTGGATGCCGTACGCGGCCGCCTGGGCGACGTCGGCCTTTACGTCGGCGAGGAACGTCTCCGCCTCGAGGGCCGCGACGACCTCGTCCCGGTCGAGCCCGATCTCCACCGCGAGGTCGGCGAGCTCGGCGACGTGCCCGACGTGGCGCCCCTCGACGAAGTACGCCTTGAGCAGGCGCTCCTTCATGTCGAGCTGGCGGCCCTTGCTCTTCGCGAGGTGGATCAGCTCGTGCGCCTTGACCGTGTTGGTCTGGTGAACGTGCTCGTAGTCGAAGTCCAGACCGACGCTCGACGCGATGCCGGTGACCCGCTCCAGCATCTCCTCGACCTGGGTCAGCGGCATGCCCTTGCGCTCGCTGAGGTACTGGGTCGGTGTGCCCTCGTAATCCACCGGGGTGTCGGGGGAGAGCTCGAAGGAGTGGTACTCCACCTCGACGTCGCCGCCGAACTCCGCAGCACCGGACTCGAACTTGCGCTTGCCGATGTAGCACCAGGGGCACTGCACGTCGGACCAGATGTCGACCTTGACGGGTTCGCTCACGCTGCCCCAACCAAGGTCGGTGGAACGTGTATTCCCGTCGACCCACGGTCCGCAGGACGCAGCAGGGCGGTACGTAGAGTTTAGTGGTGTCGTTGAGCGCTGAGGACCTCGTTGGTTGGTCGCTCGTCTGAGCTCCGAGCTGCCGGAGGTGCGCGAGGAGGCGGCGGAGACGGTCACCGACTGGGAGCCGGCGATGACGGCTTTCCAGAAGCGCCTGGTCGTGAGGCTGCTGTCCCGCCGTCGACACGCTCGATCGCGAGGACACGAATGACAACGACCGGTTTCTGGATGCTCTCGCTGTCCGATGCCATCGAACTTGTCAGCGACCTGCTGCTCACGCTGACAAGTTCAGAGGTGGCGTCGATCTGGTTCCGTGACAGGCCTCGTGTCAGCGCACGGATTCTCTGACAGGCAAGTTGTCACTAGCCGGACGATCATGGTCTTAGGAGGGTCAATTGGTGAGTGCCGCAGGATCGGCCCAACCGAAAGGCGCTCCCGGCCCGGTCTCTACGGACAGTCGGCGACGGTCACACGGCGGCTGCCCAGGCGTAGCCCGGGGGAGTGCCTCCGACCGATCGCCGGTCGGGACCATCTTCAGGATGCAGGTAGCGACAGGGTCGTCAGCTCACGATGTAGGTCGTGCCCTCGGCACGGATCGCCTTCGGCACCAGCAGGCGGATTGTCCGCATCGCGATCCTGAGCTGCTCCATGGCGTCGACGACGATCGCGTGCACCGCGTCGGCATCCGCCTCTGGTTCGAGGGCCGCTCCGAAGACCGCGATCGACATGCTGCCGCTACTTACCTCGACAGCCTTCCTCCGGGGGGAACTGTGCGCGACGCTCTGCGGTCTGCGGCGGTGGTAGTCCATGCCCCGGCGCTCGTCGAGGTCTTGGAAGGCGCCACTGCGATACAGGACGCGGAGGGCCTCGACAGATCGGCTCATGAAGACGTTGGACGACGCCCGCTCAGCCTTGCCGAGGTCTCGGACCGAGTAGCGGTTCAGCGTGACCCATGCCTTCCGATCGTCCGACAGGGGCGGGAGACCACCGCTGTCGGGCCAGGCCTTGTTGATAATCACTGCAGCCGGGCGGTTGAGCAGCAGGAGTCGCAGCACGAGGTTGGTCACGCTGTGGACGGCGCCCAAGGTGAAGTAGGCAGCCGACTCCGCCATCGCCCGCTGGACCACACGCTGCTCTACCGCATCCCGGAGGCGCTTGGTGGCAACGAGGCGCTGCACGTCGAGCTCGAAGGTCCGAGCTAGGCCGGCCTGCTCGCCGATCGCGCCCATCAGCCCGTGCAGCTCGAGGATCCGGTTCGGCTCCCGCGGTGCCTTCCCGGCCCGGGGCTTGATGGTCCTGGTCTTCCCGTTCCGCGTAGCCGACCTGCGGAACGGGATCGGGTCGAACCAGTCCTGTAGCTCCACTTCGAAGCGGGACCCGAACTCGGTGTTGCACCTCTTGCAGGTGGTCGTCATTTCGATCCCTCCGAGCGCCTTCTGCGGCACGTGCTCTCTGGTGAGGAGGCGGGGGTCGAGGCAGATTGGGCAGACGGAGGTCCAGAATGGCCCGACGTGGGCGAAGGACATCGGAAAGATCGGCGCAACCAGGTCGAGTTGGCCCTCTCGACCGGAGGCGGGAGACGTGAAGTCGAGGGCTGTCCCGTCTGGGAGTTCAAGGTGCAGCTCCTGTAGAGCCGGGAGTCCGCGTGTGGCCGGTGCGGCTCGGCGCCCGCTCACCGCCGTGATCTCACTCGAGGTCGGAGGCCCGTCGCTGCTGACTGTCGTCACCCCAGGAGTTTGGGCCGAGACACCTGATCGGTCGCCACGGCGAGCCGGTGGGCGGAGCGAGGATCTTGTGAGATTTTCCGCCCGGGGGCAGCGTAGGCGCCCTGCTTTCGATGAGAAGGGTGTTGCGCCAGCGGCCCCGGTGTTGAGCGATCCGTTCGCGAGTTCCGATGGTGCGGAAGCCACACGGCGGTGTGCAGGGCGTCGCTCAGGCGCGACACCCTGGTGCGCGGTGACCGGTTCCACCTGCTCAGCACCTTCTCGCCCGGCTCGGGCTACACGCTGCACCTCGGCCCCAACGCCACGACCCGGGTGAACCCTCGCGCCCCCGCATCGGGCGGGCCGGTGTCCGGCCCGGTGGCTGCCTTGAGCAGTCGTAGGAGTCGCCCGTACCAAGTCCCACTCATCGGTCCCCGGCCGTCTCTCAACGGCGGGGTCCGAGGTCTCGCGTGCGGGGTGGGGTCTCAGGCGATGGCGACGAGACCGGCGACGCCGAGGGCGTAGAGGACCAGCACGACCAGGGAGTCGACGCCCATGGCGAGGATGCGGCGCCGAGGCCGGAAGAGCAGACCGAGAAGGTAGACGAGGGTGAGCAGAATGGCGAGCGCGGTCAGGTAGGTGTCGGCAGCGCTGGCCCGGGGCAGTACGGCTTGTCCGGAGATGACCGTGGCGACGAGGAAGAGCACGGGGAGGAAGGCGTTGCCGCCGAAGATGTCGCTGATGGCGAGGTTGTCGTCGCCCTGCTTGATGGACTGCAGCCCGGTGGCGATCTCGGGCAGCGACGTGGCGAGGGCGAGGACGGTGGCGCCGAACAGCACGCCGCCGAGCCCGACCTTGGTGGCGGCGGCGTCACCGGCCAGCTCGAGGACCGCGCCGGCGACCAGCGTCGCGAGGGCGGAGACGACGAACACGACGAGGGCCTTCTTGGTGCTCGCGCGGTGCTGGGGCGGGTTGCGGTGGCGGCCCTTGCTCGGCGGCGGTGAGCTGTCCGGGGCGCGCCCGTCCTCGTGCCAGGGCAGGCCGCGTCCGGCGCGGCGGACGAGCAGCAGCCCGAGCATCCAGATCACCACGATGAGGACGCTGCCGGGGGTGAGCCGGGCGATCAGGAGTCCTTTGGGAAGCTGGGTGCCGGCGACGACGACGGTCAGGACCGCGACCACGACGGCGGCTTCGACGACGAGGGTCAACGACGCGGCCCGGTGGGTGGGGGTCGTACGCCTTGGCCGCGTCGGCCGAAGACGTCGAGGACGACGAGGACGACGGTCTGCAGGGCGATCCCGCCGAGGATGTTGCCGACCGCGACCGAGACGTCGCCGGACGCGGCGGCGCTGACGGTGATGGCGATCTCGGGCAGGTTCGTGGCGACGGCGAGGATGATCAGCCCGCCCAGGGCGCTGCCGAGGTGGAAGTGGGCATCGATGACGTCGGTGCTCTTCGACAGCCGGACGCCGGCGACCCAGACGACTACCCCGGCGGCGACGAAGATCGCGACGAGGAGCCACAGTGGTCACGAGTCCATGGGTGCTTCACCTGTCGTAGGGGTTGTCTCGCGCCGCCGGTGCGAAGTCGGAGGTCGAAGACGCAGGTCGCTGCTGGCGGTCGCCTGCGCTGTCGGGGTGGACGAGCACGGGAAGAGTGCGCAGTCACCGGCCGAGCACCAGTCCGAGCGCGAGGCCGCCCGCGGCGAGACCGCCGGACACGACGACCGTGCCGAGCGCGTGCGTCGTGCCCGCGACCCAGCGTCGTTCCTCCACCAGCCGCGCCACTTCGAAACTCGCGGTGCTGAAGGTCGTGTAGCCGCCGAGCAGTCCGGTGCCGAGGACCAGCTGCCAGTGCGGGTCGACCAGGTGTCCCAGGGTGAGACCGGTGAGCAGTCCGAGCAGCAGCGACCCGGACAGGTTGATCAGGGTCGTCGGCAAGGGGTAGGCCAGGCTCAGCCGTTGCCGGAGCACGCCGTCAAGGACGAACCGGGCGGCAGCGCCGCCACCTCCGGCCACACACACAAACGCGGCGGCCAGGAGCCCGCTCACGCGGCGGCCGCCTGACCGTCGTCAACTGCGGTGCGCCGCGCCCGACGGGCCAGGGTGATCCCGCCGATCGAGGCGAGCAGCCCGACGACGACCGTGACTCCGGCGTACGCGGCCGCCAGACCGAGACGCTCGTGGCCGAGCAGGGCGGTGTCGGTGGCCAGCGCGCTGTAGGTCGTGAAGCCGCCCAGACCGCCGGTACCCAACCCGAGCCTCGCGCGGCGGCTCCAGCGTTCGTCGAGCGCCGGGTCGGCGACCTTCTCGAGCAGCAGGCCGAGCAGGAACGCACCGACGACGTTGATCGCGAGCGTCACCACCGGGACCCCGCCCCAACGCGGCACCAGGTCCTCGAGCAGCAGCCGCAGGCCGGTGCCTACGGCTCCGCCCGTGGCGACGAGGGCGATGTTGCTCGGTGTGAGGTGGACCGGGCGGGCACCGCTCGCGCCGGTCTCGGTCGTGGTCTCGGCTGCTTCGGCGTCGGGGTCGAGGGGCAGCTCGGGGAACGGGTCGTCGACGGTCTTCTTCGCCGGGTCCAGCTCAGGGGTCTCGTTCATCGACCGCGGTCCTTCCGCGGTGCCGCGCCACCGGTCGCGGTCGGACCAATCGGCACCACGACGACCGGGCGGGACTGGTGGTGGCTCAGGTGTGCGGCCAGCGAACCGCTGAAGAAGTCGTGCATGCTCGCCCGGACCCCGCCCTCGCGGCTACCCACCACGATCATCTCGGCGCCGACGACCTCCGCCAGCCTTCCCAGCGCGGCCCCGACGTCACCGGCGAGGCTGCGGAAGGTGACCTCGACGCCGGCCTCCCGCGCTGCGGCCTGGATCCGGACGGCCAGGTCGGGGTCGAAGGTTGCGCTGTCCCAGTCGGCTCGGTCGGGGTCGATGGGCCGTGACTCCACGGAGCCGTCCGGGTGCTCCTCGACCACGGAAGCCATCGGGTCGACCTGGGCGCACACCAGGACGGTGCCGGCACGTCGGGCGAGGGACAGGGCGACCTCGAGCACCTCAGGCGGCTGCTGCGACGTTGTCCCCAGCAGGATCGGGGATACGGGTGGGGTTTCGGTGGTCATCGCGCGTGCCTCCAGACGGGTGAGCGTCCAGGAGTCATCAGCCGTGCGGCGGTTCGAGGTCGCGACCTCCGGCGGAATCCATCGCCAGGGGACAACGTACGCCTGTCGCGCCGATCACTCCGGTCGGGCCACGAGGTCCGGACGCTCATGCGGCCCGCAGCAGGCGTCCGCGATAGACCCCCCGGGCCGTGCGCAGGGCGACGACGAGCCAGGCGGCGACGAGGGCGGTGTAGAAGGCGACCGCCAGCACGATGAACAGGTGGAGCCCGGTGGCTGCGGCGAGTCCGGAGGTCCCGGTGACGACGGTGCCGACGGGGAAGGTGAAGGACCACCAGGTCAGGCTGAAGGGCAGTCCCGTACGGGCGGTGCGGATCGTGACGGCGAGGGCGAGCGCTGCCCACAGCATCGCGAAGCCCCAGACGGGGATGCCGTAGACGAGGCCGAGGGCGTGGAACGCGGTCCCGTACGGCGCAGGCAGCAGGGCGGGTGCGGTCTCGCCGAGGTTGTGGCTGGCAGTGATCGACTGGCCCAGGGGGCCGAGGACGATCCACAGGGTCGGGACCGCGGCGGCGGCGCCGACCTTGTGCTGGACGAGCCGGTTCCAGATCAGGGTGATCATGACGAGGCTGGCGATCAGGGTGAGGCCGAACATTGCGTAGCAGGCGACCAGCAGGGTGGTACGGGCCTCGCCGGCGGGCAGGTGCGGGATCAGCAGGGTGCCGGTGGCTGCGCTGACCATCGGGGGGACGACGGGCATCAGCCAGCCGCCGAAGGCGGAGTCGGGCTTGACGTCGTGGTCGGTGAAGGCCCGGTAGGGCACCGCGACCGCGGTCCACAGCCCGAGCAGCGTCCCGGCCGTCCACAGCACGGCGTCCAGGGCGAGCGCGGGGCCGTCGCCGATCACCGAGCGCCCGACGAGCATCGCGCCCGCGCCGACCGTCATCAGGGCCATGGCCGGGGCGCCGTAGAAGTGGGACATGACCGGGTTGGCCAGGTGGGCGCGGGCGCTGTCGGGGTGGCGGACCCAGTGCACCGCGGTGGCCGCGGTGACGACGACGAGGAGCACCAGGTCGAGCGCCCACACGACCCGGGCGGCCTCGAGCAGGCCCGGCACGTGGACCGGCAGGGTGGCGGCGGCGTTGGCGACGATCCCGGTCCCCATCACCGAGGCGAACCAGTTCGGGGTGATGTGGCCGAACGCGGGCTGGCCCTCGAGCTCGGCGAGGAACCCCGAGCGGTGACCGAGGCGGGTCGGGCCCGTCGGGATCGGGGAGGTGGTGCGGGTCAGCGTCAGGGCCATGACGTCAGCCTGCTCGGTCCCGGCCGGCGGCAGTAGGGTCCCGTGCCCTGCCGATGCACAGGTGCCGCCTGTGACCGGGGGTAGGGTCGCCCTGTGGCACTGAGCGGACACCTGCCCGATCTGGACTCGTTCGCCCTCCTGGTCGAGGTCGCGAGGTCGGGCAGCATCGGCGCGGCCGCCCGGGCGCACGGGGTGAGCCAGCAGTCCGCGTCGGAGCGGCTGACGACCATGGAACGTCAGGTCGGGGTGCCGCTGCTGAGCCGAGGTGCCCGCGGGACGCGCTTGACCGCGTCCGGGGCGCTGATGGTGGAGTGGGCCGCGCGGATGCTGCAGGTCGCCGAGGAGGTCGACGCCTCGATCGCCGCGCTGCGCGGCGAGCGTGACCGCGAGCTGAGGATCGTGGCGAGCATGACCGTCGCGGAGCACCTGCTGCCGCGCTGGCTGGTGGCCCTGCGCCAGCAGCAGACGCAGCCGGGGACGGACCGCGGCACGACGTCGGTGAGCCTGCGGGCCGCCAACTCCGCGGAGGTGCTGCGTGCGGTGGCGGCGGGGGAGGCCGATCTCGGTTTCGTCGAGGGCGCCGACCGCCCGCCCGGTGTGAGCTCGACCGAGATCGGGCGCGACGACCTCGTGCTGGTCGCCGCACCGTCGGACCGGCTCGCCCGGCGCCGCACCCCGTTGACCGCGGCCCAGGTCTCCGGGCTGGCGTTGACGTCGCGGGAGCGCGGGTCCGGCACCCGCGAGGTCGTCGAGCAGGCCCTGGCCGTGCACGGGCTGACGACCGCGCCGCCGGCGGTGGAGGTCACGACCTCCACCGCGGTGCGGGAGACCGTGCGCGCCGGCGGCGCGCCCGCCTTCCTGAGTCGTCACGCGGTCGAGGCTGACCTGCGCGCCAGGACGCTCGTGCTGGTCAGGACCCGCGACCTCACCGTCAGCCGCCTGCTCCGCGCGGTGTGGGTCGGTGGCGCCGAGGCACCCGCCGGCCCCGTCCGTGACCTGCTCGCCGTCGTGGCGCGCACCCCGTGATCCCGCCCCAGGCTCGAGCCGCACGCGGTGCCACAGTGGGAGCCCCGACAGCCAGAAGGGACGGAGTGGTCCGGTGAGCGACGAGCACCTGGGCACGCTGACGCGTGACCTGCTGGCCAACGAGCGGACCTATCTGGCGTGGCTGCGGACGGCGGTCAGCCTGATGGTCGTCGGTCTGGCCGTGGCCCGGCTGCTCGACCCCGGGCACCTCGGGCCGCTAGTCGCCGGGGTGCTGCTCGTGCTCGTGGGTGCGGTCGGGGTGTTCTACGGGACGTGGCGGTTCCGGACGGCCGCGGCGCTGATCGAGCAGGGCGACATCGCCGGTCGTGACAGCAGCCGGGCGATGATGATCGTGTCGACGGTCCTGGTGGTCTCCGTGGCTGCGGCGATGGTGCTGCTGATCGTCCTGTGACCGAGGACCGCAAGAGCCGGACCACGCAGCATGACCACGACGAGAAGAGGGATGAGCCGGTGACGAGCTGGGGCAAGCGCGACGAGATGATCGTGCACGAGCAGGACCCGTTCAACGCCGAGGCGCCACCGGGGGTGCTGGTCGAGGCGTTCGTGACGCCGGTGAGCACCTTCTACAGCCGCAACCACGGCCCGATCCCCGAGCTCGACCCGGACGCCTGGTCTTTGCGGGTCGACGGTGCGGTGTCGCGGCCGCTGACGCTGACCCTGGCTCAGCTGCGGGCCTTCGAGGCCGTGACCGTGACGGCGACCCTGCAGTGCGCCGGCAACCGCCGGGCGGACCTGATCAAGGTGAGCGACATCCCGGGTGAGGACCCCTGGGGCCGAGGGGCGACGTCGACCGCCGAGTGGACCGGAGCTCGCCTCAGCGACGTCCTCGCCGCGGCCGGTCTCGACCCGGCGGCGCGTGCCGGTCACGTGGCGTTCGACGCACCGGACGTGTCCCAGCTCGCGGACCCACCGCAGCCGTACGGCGGGTCGGTACCGCTGGGCAAGGCCCAGAGTCCGGAAGTGCTCCTCGCGTGGGCGATGAACAGCGAACCGCTCACGCAGGCCCACGGCGCCCCGGTCCGGGTCGTCGTCCCCGGCTACATCGGCGCGCGCAGCGTGAAGTGGGTCCGACGCGTCACCGTCCAGTCCGAGCCGTCCGACAACTACTTCCAGGCCACGGCCTACCGCATCGTGCCGCCCGACGCCGACCCGAAGCAGGCCGGTCCCGGCAACGGCATCTCCCTCGGCCCGGTCGTCGTGAACGCCGCGATCCTCGCTCCCTCCGACGGCAGCCGGCGACCGGCCGGCCGCACCGAGGTCTCGGGCTACGCCTACGCGGGCGGAGACCGGACGGTCGCGCGGGTCGACGTGTCAACCGACGGCGGCAGCACCTGGGTGCAGGCCGACCTCGGCCGCCGCACCGACCGCTGGGCCTGGACGATGTGGAGCATCAGCGTCGACCTGGCCAGCGGCCCGCACACCCTCGTCGTCCGGGCCTGGGACGACGCCGGCGCCCAGCAGCCCGAGTCAGCCACCTCGCTGTGGAACCCGAAGGGGTACGCCAACACCTCGTGGGACCGCGTCGAGATCGTCGTCGACGCGGCGTGACACGTCTCAGCCGCCGAGGAGCCCGTTCATCTCGGTGATCTCGGCCTTCTGGGTCGTGACGATGCTCTGGGCGAGCTTCTTCGCGTCCGGGTTCTCGCCCTGGGCGAGCTCGGTCTGAGCCATGGTCACGGCACCCTGGTGGTGCTTGATCATGCCCGTCAGGTAGAGCCGGGCCGCGTCGTCGCCGCTGGCGTGGTCGAGGGCGTCCATGTCGGCCTGGCTCATCAGGCCGTCACCGGCGCCCATCCCGCCCATGCCCCCCATCGAGGACGGGCTGGGGTCCTGCCCCCAGCCGGCGAGCCAGCCGCTCATCTGGACGATCTGGGGTGCCTGCTCGGCCTTGATCCGGGTGGCCAGTGCGGTGACCTTCGCGTCCACGCCCTGCTTGCTCAACAGCATGTCGCTCATCGCGACGGCCTGCGTGTGGTGCGGGATCATCATCGTCGCGAACTGGACGTCCGCGTCGACGTGTTGGCCGACGGCGGGCGTACCCGCACCGGCGGGGGAAGCGGGCGCGCTCGTCGACGCGGTGGGAGCGGTGCTGGTGCCGCCCGGCGGGGTGGCGCCGCTCGAGCAGCCCGCGAGGACCAGGGCGGCCAGGACACCTGCGAGGGCTAGCTGCGTGCGAGACGTCATGAGGAGCCTTCTCTTGCGGTCGGAGTCGAGTGGGAGCCGCGATCGTGGGCACTGTGGTCGTGGGAGCCGTGGTCGTGGTCGCCCATGTCGTCAGGGTCGCCGCCCATCGCGCGCAGCATGGCGGGCCCGCCCGTCCGGACGAACCGGACGACCAGGAGGGCGGCGAGCAGCAGGAAGGCGATGTTGAGGTAGGTCGTGTAGTTCCACGACAGGTGCGTCGTCTCGACCCGCGCTGTCCGTTGGACGGGGACGAGTCCGGCGGAGCCGAAGAGGATCTCGACGACGTACCCGGCCACGACGCTGGCCATGTAGAGGACGCCCGCGAGCAGGGCAGCCGTCTTCAGGCCGTAGTACTTCCGGTAGATGACCAGCACGGGCAGGATCAGCAGGTCGGCGAAGATGAAGCTGACGACGCCGCCGAAGCTGATGCCGCCGTTCCACAGCACCGCCGCGAGCGGGACGTTGCCGATCGAGCAGACGAAGCTCAGCACGGCGACGACCGGCCCGACGATCGGACCCCAGACCTTCGCGAGGAACGGGTGGTCGACGAGGAAGAACGCCTGCCAGAAGCTGTCCGGCACCCACGCAGCGACCGCGCCAGCGATCAGCAGACCGATGACGATGTCGCGCAGGACGGCCGCCCACTCCATCACGAAGATGTGGCTGATCGAGGTGATGCCCTGGGCGGAGGTGAGTCGGCGGACCAGCGACCCGTCGCCCTGGACGCTCATGTCCATCGCCGCGTGACCCTCCATCGAACCGGCCAGCCCGCGGTCGGCCTGCCGATGCGCGGCCTCGAGCAGGCGCGGTCGGAGGAAGAACCGGAGCAGCAGCGCGACCACGATGATCATGACCGGTCCGCCGACGAACTCGGCCGCGGCGAACTCCCAGCCCATAAGCAGGATCAAGATGATGCCGAGCTCGACGACCAGGTTGGTCGACGCGATCTGGAACGCGATCGCCGCGGCGAAGCTCGCACCCTTACGGAACAGTGAACGGGCCAATGCCACGGCTGCATACGAGCAGGACGACGACGCCGCGCCCAGCCCGGTGGCGACGGCCAGCGACCGAGGGCCGTTCCCGCCCAGTAGCCGGGTGACCGACTCCCGCCGGACGACGGCTTGGACGGCGGCGGACAAGGTGAAGCCGAGGATCAGTGCCCAGGTGATCTCCCAGGTCATCGAGCCGGTCCGCTCGAGCGCGCGCAGGATCTGGTGCCCGGCGGCTGCGAGCAGGGTCATCGCTCGTCCTCCTCAGCCGCGCGGGTCATCGCGACCAGCTCGCGGAAGCAGTGGTGGCGCAACGGCTCCGGGAACCCTGGCGCGAGCCGGTAGAACACGACCCGCCCCTGCTTGCGGGTGGCGACCAGGCCCGCCGTCCGCAGGATCTTGAGGGCGTAGCCGACGGAGTCCTCCGTCGACTCCAGGGCGAGGGCGAGGTCGCCGACGCACAGCTCCTCGACCTCGTC from Microlunatus sagamiharensis includes the following:
- a CDS encoding DsbA family oxidoreductase, with protein sequence MSEPVKVDIWSDVQCPWCYIGKRKFESGAAEFGGDVEVEYHSFELSPDTPVDYEGTPTQYLSERKGMPLTQVEEMLERVTGIASSVGLDFDYEHVHQTNTVKAHELIHLAKSKGRQLDMKERLLKAYFVEGRHVGHVAELADLAVEIGLDRDEVVAALEAETFLADVKADVAQAAAYGIQGVPFFVIDGKYGVSGAQDPQTFTDVLRQVRAERDQVSAEGVAR
- a CDS encoding HNH endonuclease, translating into MSFAHVGPFWTSVCPICLDPRLLTREHVPQKALGGIEMTTTCKRCNTEFGSRFEVELQDWFDPIPFRRSATRNGKTRTIKPRAGKAPREPNRILELHGLMGAIGEQAGLARTFELDVQRLVATKRLRDAVEQRVVQRAMAESAAYFTLGAVHSVTNLVLRLLLLNRPAAVIINKAWPDSGGLPPLSDDRKAWVTLNRYSVRDLGKAERASSNVFMSRSVEALRVLYRSGAFQDLDERRGMDYHRRRPQSVAHSSPRRKAVEVSSGSMSIAVFGAALEPEADADAVHAIVVDAMEQLRIAMRTIRLLVPKAIRAEGTTYIVS
- a CDS encoding CrcB family protein, whose product is MSGLLAAAFVCVAGGGGAAARFVLDGVLRQRLSLAYPLPTTLINLSGSLLLGLLTGLTLGHLVDPHWQLVLGTGLLGGYTTFSTASFEVARLVEERRWVAGTTHALGTVVVSGGLAAGGLALGLVLGR
- a CDS encoding fluoride efflux transporter FluC, with translation MNETPELDPAKKTVDDPFPELPLDPDAEAAETTTETGASGARPVHLTPSNIALVATGGAVGTGLRLLLEDLVPRWGGVPVVTLAINVVGAFLLGLLLEKVADPALDERWSRRARLGLGTGGLGGFTTYSALATDTALLGHERLGLAAAYAGVTVVVGLLASIGGITLARRARRTAVDDGQAAAA
- a CDS encoding universal stress protein, yielding MTTETPPVSPILLGTTSQQPPEVLEVALSLARRAGTVLVCAQVDPMASVVEEHPDGSVESRPIDPDRADWDSATFDPDLAVRIQAAAREAGVEVTFRSLAGDVGAALGRLAEVVGAEMIVVGSREGGVRASMHDFFSGSLAAHLSHHQSRPVVVVPIGPTATGGAAPRKDRGR
- a CDS encoding TDT family transporter translates to MALTLTRTTSPIPTGPTRLGHRSGFLAELEGQPAFGHITPNWFASVMGTGIVANAAATLPVHVPGLLEAARVVWALDLVLLVVVTAATAVHWVRHPDSARAHLANPVMSHFYGAPAMALMTVGAGAMLVGRSVIGDGPALALDAVLWTAGTLLGLWTAVAVPYRAFTDHDVKPDSAFGGWLMPVVPPMVSAATGTLLIPHLPAGEARTTLLVACYAMFGLTLIASLVMITLIWNRLVQHKVGAAAAVPTLWIVLGPLGQSITASHNLGETAPALLPAPYGTAFHALGLVYGIPVWGFAMLWAALALAVTIRTARTGLPFSLTWWSFTFPVGTVVTGTSGLAAATGLHLFIVLAVAFYTALVAAWLVVALRTARGVYRGRLLRAA
- a CDS encoding LysR family transcriptional regulator produces the protein MALSGHLPDLDSFALLVEVARSGSIGAAARAHGVSQQSASERLTTMERQVGVPLLSRGARGTRLTASGALMVEWAARMLQVAEEVDASIAALRGERDRELRIVASMTVAEHLLPRWLVALRQQQTQPGTDRGTTSVSLRAANSAEVLRAVAAGEADLGFVEGADRPPGVSSTEIGRDDLVLVAAPSDRLARRRTPLTAAQVSGLALTSRERGSGTREVVEQALAVHGLTTAPPAVEVTTSTAVRETVRAGGAPAFLSRHAVEADLRARTLVLVRTRDLTVSRLLRAVWVGGAEAPAGPVRDLLAVVARTP
- a CDS encoding YidH family protein — encoded protein: MSDEHLGTLTRDLLANERTYLAWLRTAVSLMVVGLAVARLLDPGHLGPLVAGVLLVLVGAVGVFYGTWRFRTAAALIEQGDIAGRDSSRAMMIVSTVLVVSVAAAMVLLIVL
- a CDS encoding sulfite oxidase — its product is MTSWGKRDEMIVHEQDPFNAEAPPGVLVEAFVTPVSTFYSRNHGPIPELDPDAWSLRVDGAVSRPLTLTLAQLRAFEAVTVTATLQCAGNRRADLIKVSDIPGEDPWGRGATSTAEWTGARLSDVLAAAGLDPAARAGHVAFDAPDVSQLADPPQPYGGSVPLGKAQSPEVLLAWAMNSEPLTQAHGAPVRVVVPGYIGARSVKWVRRVTVQSEPSDNYFQATAYRIVPPDADPKQAGPGNGISLGPVVVNAAILAPSDGSRRPAGRTEVSGYAYAGGDRTVARVDVSTDGGSTWVQADLGRRTDRWAWTMWSISVDLASGPHTLVVRAWDDAGAQQPESATSLWNPKGYANTSWDRVEIVVDAA
- a CDS encoding DUF305 domain-containing protein, which produces MTSRTQLALAGVLAALVLAGCSSGATPPGGTSTAPTASTSAPASPAGAGTPAVGQHVDADVQFATMMIPHHTQAVAMSDMLLSKQGVDAKVTALATRIKAEQAPQIVQMSGWLAGWGQDPSPSSMGGMGGMGAGDGLMSQADMDALDHASGDDAARLYLTGMIKHHQGAVTMAQTELAQGENPDAKKLAQSIVTTQKAEITEMNGLLGG
- a CDS encoding permease, which produces MTLLAAAGHQILRALERTGSMTWEITWALILGFTLSAAVQAVVRRESVTRLLGGNGPRSLAVATGLGAASSSCSYAAVALARSLFRKGASFAAAIAFQIASTNLVVELGIILILLMGWEFAAAEFVGGPVMIIVVALLLRFFLRPRLLEAAHRQADRGLAGSMEGHAAMDMSVQGDGSLVRRLTSAQGITSISHIFVMEWAAVLRDIVIGLLIAGAVAAWVPDSFWQAFFLVDHPFLAKVWGPIVGPVVAVLSFVCSIGNVPLAAVLWNGGISFGGVVSFIFADLLILPVLVIYRKYYGLKTAALLAGVLYMASVVAGYVVEILFGSAGLVPVQRTARVETTHLSWNYTTYLNIAFLLLAALLVVRFVRTGGPAMLRAMGGDPDDMGDHDHGSHDHSAHDRGSHSTPTAREGSS
- a CDS encoding ArsR/SmtB family transcription factor, whose translation is MSADDAGRLAALLSLLADPVRSRILYALDEVEELCVGDLALALESTEDSVGYALKILRTAGLVATRKQGRVVFYRLAPGFPEPLRHHCFRELVAMTRAAEEDER